ggattaaaaaatctgacatgatgcattaatggtgcgccttatagtccagtgcgccttatataaggacaaagttttaaaatgggccattcactgaaggtgcgccttatagtccggtgcaccttatagtccggaaaatacggtactcgaggtactatatatatatatatatatatatatatatatatatatatatatatgttttataaATTAATCGaggtactgatttttttttttcttataaacTCCTTACCGTGTGGATTATCCTCAACAATGGGCACATGGCGCCAGAACACGTTACCTAACCAACAGCTTCCATTGAACTTTACAGCTCAGTTAAAAACGACTTTGTTAGGTGACAAATGGCCTCCAAACAATGTGACActattgtttagtttttttgggGCTCCAAGGGAAAACTAGGCCAGAAAAACAACCAACCAAGTTCTTATTCAACATTTTTGACCCATTTTTGTTTCCAAAGCGACAAACACAGGTCAGACAATGATTATTTTAGCTTTGTTTGCACAACACGTTTAGCCGCTCCAGTGGTTTTCTCAGCTCGACATCCTGTGTGGAAGATGCCAATAAGGCTGAATTATTTGAACACATCAAATGTTTAAACGGCGACTTTGTTCTGCTGCAGTCATGCCGCAAACATTCATCATGCGCTTGGTTTTTCTGTAAAGCAGATTACTTCAAATAAAGAAACAGCGGCTCTAATTTGCATAAAGAACGGCGACTAGAATTCCTTTGGCGCTTTTTCTCTCTCCGAAATCACTACAGCTGCATTTCAGCAGCACGGACAAATAATAAAAGCTAATAAAAATAATGGGATGAATGGAATAATGTTGCAAGTATTTTACAGGTACTGAATTTTGTCAATTATAACACCAAGTAGTAATTTTGTATGGAGTGGAGTAAAAATCTTATTTTCATTTGCTAAAACCAATTAATGGGCTCACACAAAACCTTATAAATCTTTTGCATGCATTTAAATAATCCTTCCTAATCCAGCCGCTTTCACTTTTGACTGATTAAGATCATACAATAGCAAGTTATGACATAATCAACTATTGCCCCACATTAACAATATTgtatatttatctatttatttaccgtattttctgcactataaggcgcacctaaaaacctccaatatggattcgtggatgaggactaatttattaaagtaagctttacatgtttattttgtgtgttgtgtgatattaacatttgagcaacgttgagatattgatatattgttattgttttcattatttcgagtgttactatattgtgattgcataacATTTAAGCaacattgagttatttattctatgcgccttataatccagtgcgccttatatatgaacaaaattttaactgggccattcattgaaggtgcgccttataatccggtgcgccttatagtgcggaaaatacggtacttttttATATGTCAAAAGGTTATAGGTGATCATCAAGAGATTCCATTTTATTCCAGTTGTAATGAGCAGGGGTTTTCAAACCAGTACAACATAATAAATCTATTCCTCatctcctttttttccctttttaatgCTAGCTATTGTTCAGTCAGGCGTTGTATGCTAGCCCGGTGTGATGATAACAGCACAAAGCAGATGATGCAGGTTCAGGTTATTGTGCTAGACCCTGAGACGCGGTGTGTATGTTAGAGCTTGATaaatatttgctggtcaggttGAGACGTGTTGTCTATATGCGTTACCATGGAGACACAGGTACAGTAACAATAACAAATGGAAAAACAGATAGAATTGTGTGTCGAgcgacattgatttttttttttaaagcctgaGGAAAATCAATAACATCAGTTGACAGTTGAATTGCAGTATCAACCTCGACGATTTTCCTCGAGTACGCCCGCTCCAATTCGAGAACAGAAGATCTGAAAAGCTCAGGGTTTGTCGTTTGTATTTGCATAATGTACATCAGCAATAACTGACACAAAAAATACAAACGATGACAACATCTACTACATAAGATCTTTTAAACATTGTTagaataacatttttaaaaaaaatgatgatttaTCAAAATATGCTTCCATCACAGTGACAGAACACTTGATTGTATTGATCGGATAAGCAGACACGGCAAAACGAAATGTACTGTACAAAGACGTTTCATATAGTTTATTCGAGCAGTGCCACTTTTAATATATCGTGAAAAATGTAAACAGGTTTAGGTGCGGCCCAAAGAGACCAGGACTTTCTGCATAGACCCAGTCCcgagtgcatttttgattttatgcaGAGTTCAAGGGTCAACAGCCGAGATGGTGCTGACTTTATTGTTCCTGCTTattcgcctttcaggccgcggtTTGGGCAACTTGGTCTGGATGAGCTCCTCGGGTGTGTTACCCAATGGTGGAAGCAACCTCTTCTTGCTGTTCCTGGTCTCAGGTAACCACTGAGGGGGCAACTCAAAGGGTCCGAACCCAAACTGGGTTGGGTCTTCTGTTTCTGGAAGCGTAGCTGGCGCCACCTGTGACGAGGAGGTATAAGCGCACGTGTGAACTGGAGATGAGCGCGGCGCCGTCAAGGAGGGGGTGTCGTCATTTGTGAGCCCGCCTCCGTGTCTCTGCAACAGATCGTTTTTGGTCATTCCATGTGCCCGGACGCCTCTTTGTCGAGATCCGTTTTCGTGATCCTCATCTAACCCCTGAGTCGGGATCTCGTTCGCTACATTTTCCTCTTCGGTGGGCCGAAAAATATGCTGTTGTCCGATGTTGAACATCTCCAGAAGTTGGCTTCCGGAACGACCCGCTGTCTCCAGTCCTACCGGTTCTCCTATCACAACTTCTCCGCCCAGAGACGCCAGAGCTCCTGTGCTAACCATGTTCCGTCGGCTGTAGCGTCTTTGGATCCTGGCTAGCAGTTCCAAGCAACCGTGGCGTGCCGAGCGATTAACAGTCAGGAACAAAAGCGGGTTGGTGAGGAGGGACACCTTAGGAAGCCATAAGGCTGTGAGGTACAAAGATGCCGGCACTTCTTTGGGGTCTACCAAAAGTGTGCGATAGACAACTAACGCCCCATAGGGGGCGCTGCAGGCAGTGAAAGCCAGCACGACCGCCAGGAGACTAGCGTGCAGTTCGGCCTCCCGTCGAGACACGTACGGGATGGAGATGCTGTTCTGCGGCGTCCGCAAGGCTGCGATGATCACCTTCTTCTTCTGACTAGCGCTGAGCGCTCTTCGGATGAGAAGCATGAAGAAGAAAACCAACGCCAGAGGGAGGATGACCGTGGTGACGTTGTAAACGAACACATAGAGCGTGTGCCCCAGGGAGCGGGCGTGGTCTTCTGAGCAGGACGACGTCACGTACACGTCGGTGACGTTGGTCACGGCAAACACGGGGAGACTCACCACCACTGCGTGGACCCAAATGTAGATGACTAGATCCCTGGATCTTGTATCTGAGATCTTCCTTTCCAGTGGGTATAGCACTGAATAGTATCTGGAGACACAATAGATAATTGATCAGCTTCTTTATTTAGGTGGAGCTGTAACTTCACATGTAGCCAGTTATGAGGAACATATAGTTCACGttcacacctacggacaatttcAAGCAGTGGTGTCAAAGTCAACCACACGAGTCCAGCTGTGTAAATACACACGCGATAGGCAACGTTCCTTATCAACTTTATCAAAGCGCCACCATTTTAAACGAATATCGCAGTAACAGGAACGACGCAGATCGAAGTATTGACGTTCGAAAGCGGCATTGTTCGAGAGTGACGTACTTCAGGTCAAGCAATTAAGAGCTTAACGGCATCGCTCGAATGCGTTTAAACCTTTCACGTCTCTGAAGTGCACTTTCAAACTGAGTGAAGCGAGTGGGAGGTAACCAGCGGCTAAATTCAAATAGCATTTAATGGTTATGAGGGTTT
This genomic stretch from Syngnathus scovelli strain Florida chromosome 20, RoL_Ssco_1.2, whole genome shotgun sequence harbors:
- the gpr176 gene encoding G-protein coupled receptor 176 codes for the protein MDSGSWAAMVGDGAANMTAAHIWPSVLNSSSHPPAEGTALDDRDQLIREQAYRDFTTAVQVLILIGSLLGNATVVWCTCSTNVFKSVTNRFIKNLACTGICAGLVCVPFDVALGSSPHCCWWLHTLLLCKTIKFLHKLFCSVTVLNFSAIALDRYYSVLYPLERKISDTRSRDLVIYIWVHAVVVSLPVFAVTNVTDVYVTSSCSEDHARSLGHTLYVFVYNVTTVILPLALVFFFMLLIRRALSASQKKKVIIAALRTPQNSISIPYVSRREAELHASLLAVVLAFTACSAPYGALVVYRTLLVDPKEVPASLYLTALWLPKVSLLTNPLLFLTVNRSARHGCLELLARIQRRYSRRNMVSTGALASLGGEVVIGEPVGLETAGRSGSQLLEMFNIGQQHIFRPTEEENVANEIPTQGLDEDHENGSRQRGVRAHGMTKNDLLQRHGGGLTNDDTPSLTAPRSSPVHTCAYTSSSQVAPATLPETEDPTQFGFGPFELPPQWLPETRNSKKRLLPPLGNTPEELIQTKLPKPRPERRISRNNKVSTISAVDP